The following coding sequences are from one Triticum aestivum cultivar Chinese Spring chromosome 5A, IWGSC CS RefSeq v2.1, whole genome shotgun sequence window:
- the LOC123107448 gene encoding uncharacterized protein translates to MATVVASYLASVPPPVKAERCRRSSYEFAVSHSSCHISRVSPSPASTWSRAKTSPLLCFLMNGGHAPSSSAPPERHLAEEPMPGSSSSSDPTPSQELAVRSGDRLPFPSLRRAPIPCCRRRALLPLLPLASVREESKRTTACVDRARVAHNAKSQPDPPACCSTDWASTHWCCFFGLVPLTSRL, encoded by the exons ATGGCCACCGTCGTTGCCTCCTACCTCGCCTCGGTTCCGCCACCAGTGAAGGCCGAACGCTGCCGCAGGAGCAGCTATGAATTCGCCGTTTCCCACTCCTCCTGCCACATCAGCCGCGTTTCCCCGTCCCCGGCGTCGACGTGGAGCCGCGCCAAGACGTCcccgctgctctgcttcctgatGAATGGAGGACATGCACCATCTTCTTCAGCTCCGCCTGAACGCCACCTTGCCGAAGAGCCCATGCCAGGGTCATCCTCTTCTTCTGACCCGACGCCGTCCCAGGAGCTTGCCGTCAGATCCGGCGATCGCCTCCCGTTCCCGTCGCTCCGCCGTGCGCCAATTCCCTgctgccgccgtcgtgccctgcTTCCGCTCCTCCCGCTTGCCTCTGTACGCGAGGAAAGCAAGCGAACAACCGCGTGCGTTGACCGTGCCCGCGTGGCCCACAACGCCAAGTCACAGCCAGACCCGCCGGCCTGCTGCAGCACCGACTGGGCCTCAacccactgg tGTTGTTTCTTTGGGTTAGTTCCgttaacgtcacgtttgtga
- the LOC123107449 gene encoding serine carboxypeptidase-like 15, with protein sequence MTTTRRKRDDRRSVLVASVCLFLLLLLPSAASSSSSSSSLRQQSKIITHLPGFDGPLPFQLQTGYVEVDESNGVRLFYYFIRSERDPAKDPVMIWLTGGPGCSAFSGLVYEIGPLSFDRRTAVNGFPKLLYKPDSWTKVSNIIFIDSPVGTGFSYSKTEEGYKSSDTKVVTQIVIFIRKWFDEHPEFLSNPFYVAGDSYCGITVPGITLGIAKGIEDGSGSALNLKGYLVGNPVTAYWYYDNPAKIPFAHGKGLISDEMYQEYKESCNAWEFSQECTKSHAAIDECVKDICPNHILEPLCAFASPRPYNLKLNSSAREMLQLQEDYTARAGLQLSEISAECRTAEYMLSMIWANNDTVREALGIHKGTVPSWLRCNFDIRYTNDIFSSVEHHLDVTTRGYRSLIYSGDHDMIVPSIGTQAWIKSLNFSVVDEWRPWYVDAQVAGYTRSYSNNLTFATVKGGGHTAPEYMPKQCLAMFARWLSGEPL encoded by the exons atgacgacgacgaggaggaaacGAGACGACAGACGCAGCGTCCTCGTTGCCTCCgtctgcctcttcctcctccttctcctaccCTCTGccgcttcgtcctcctcctcctccagctcccTTCGGCAGCAGAGCAAGATCATCACCCATCTCCCCGGCTTCGACGGCCCCCTCCCCTTCCAGCTCCAAACGGG GTACGTCGAGGTGGACGAGAGCAATGGCGTCCGCCTCTTCTACTACTTCATCCGGTCGGAGAGGGATCCGGCGAAGGACCCCGTCATGATCTGGCTGACCGGCGGGCCAGGGTGCTCCGCCTTCTCCGGCCTTGTCTATGAGATCG GCCCTCTGAGTTTCGATCGTCGCACCGCCGTCAATGGCTTTCCCAAGTTGCTCTACAAACCAGACTCATGGACCAAG GTGAGCAATATCATCTTCATCGATTCCCCCGTTGGAACCGGCTTCTCGTACTCCAAAACAGAGGAAGGATACAAATCGAGTGATACCAAAGTTGTCACCCAAATTGTCATCTTCATCAGAAAG TGGTTTGATGAGCACCCAGAGTTCTTGTCGAATCCTTTTTATGTTGCGGGTGATTCCTACTGTGGTATTACTGTGCCAGGCATCACCCTTGGAATAGCTAAAG GGATAGAAGATGGCAGTGGATCAGCTCTCAATCTAAAG GGCTATCTTGTGGGGAATCCAGTCACAGCTTATTGGTACTACGATAATCCAGCTAAAATTCCATTTGCGCACGGGAAGGGTCTCATATCTGACGAAATGTACCAG GAGTACAAAGAGAGCTGCAATGCATGGGAATTCAGCCAGGAGTGCACAAAAAGTCATGCTGCCATCGACGAG TGTGTCAAGGACATATGCCCAAACCACATCCTGGAGCCCCTGTGCGCTTTCGCGAGCCCGCGTCCATACAATCTGAAACTGAATTCAAGCGCACGAGAGATGCTCCAGCTGCAGGAGGACTACACTGCCAGGGCCGGGCTTCAGCTGTCTGAGATTTCTGCAGAGTGTAGA ACCGCGGAATATATGCTGTCCATGATATGGGCGAACAATGACACTGTCAGAGAGGCTCTTGGTATCCACAAA GGAACGGTTCCTTCATGGCTAAGATGCAACTTCGACATACGGTACACCAACGATATTTTCAGTTCGGTGGAGCACCATCTGGATGTGACCACCAGAGGCTACAGAAGCCTGATCTACAGCGGCGATCATGACATGATTGTACCTTCCATCGGCACGCAGGCTTGGATCAAGTCTCTCAACTTCTCCGTTGTGGATGAGTGGAGACCGTGGTATGTCGATGCACAAGTTGCAGG ATATACAAGGTCATACTCAAATAACCTCACCTTTGCAACTGTCAAG GGCGGTGGACATACTGCTCCGGAGTACATGCCAAAGCAATGCCTTGCTATGTTTGCAAGGTGGCTTTCTGGTGAGCCTCTTTGA